agttacggagatatgatatctgttagatattgggtcaaaggtcaatagaggtatttccggccattttcggacaaaatgttctattacatcaaataggaacatgtacattccaaacaatttgacaccaaaatcaactctctatgaccagtggttgccaagatatcatagtctactctaactggcagccattttgaaaaaaagtgccCTCACGCAAGTTCTCAGGTTACAGcccgtttacccaatatatttggattccccagaaaaaactggtctagaaaagttatatgagaatttctacctctccgggtggcacctaCCTCATTCATGGCCTAGTCTATTGGAGCGTAATTGTTGTTGATATGAACTACTTTTGTACTTTTTTATTGTCTGATTTACTCCCTGGAGTGAGGGTGACTATGTAAAAAAACTTTCAACGTTACAAAGCCACACGGAAATGAACGTATAATAATGAATTCAATTTCAAAGATAAACTAGTTACACTCAGTTAATCGTCACATGCTTACTGCTTTCTACCATGTTGAACGCTAAAGAGTATCTGAGTCTGGCAATTCTGATATTTGGTGCGTCAATGACGTCTGCAGGTTAGTAACCAACTTATTGTAGATAATGTTGTATATCTTGAATTTgtatctattttatattttgagaaaaattgtttatattctCTTTCAATTACTGCATATTGTTTCTTTTAGTTTCCACAAagcaaaatgtataattatagtCTTAAGCGCAGTAGGTTACTATACTATaactataattataaataaaatgggCACTGCGATACATCTCCACCAACAATtggaaattaattaatgttaggCCTACCTTAATCAATTTAAACGGAAACTAATATCATACTCCACCTTCTCATATGTACTAATATTTCGTACACTAATAACTTTGctgtaatgtttttaaactatttttaaacattatttgtatattttcttCCATAATAGTACCTGTAATTGTGTCCTTTAATTCTATTGAAGACTGAAATTATACACGTGTCTGTATCAACAATGCCGTGTCACGGTTTATgggtttttatttgtattgactTGGTTTACTTTGATCCAAGTgcttttaaattcaaattatacACAGTAATAGAGATCTATTATTCCTGGAGTAAGGTATTATTGAGCACAATGGcagtataataatgtgttttgaAGAGGTGACATGATGTTATTGCTTTTTTTGTGATGGGAAGTTTTACTAAAATTTGTaccatattttgtttttagccAATACCACAATGGTATCTATACGTAAATAagatacaatattatattttacagatGTTTTGGATTTCACAATAGTGGTTAATAGTGCCGTGGTTGATGCAAACGATGAGGTTAATTTTGGTGGATACCTACATAAATCAGAAGAATCAACATCAATATTTCTAGGTCAAAATATCCTTACAGAAACTGATTCTAATGAAAATGAAGTGGAATGGACGGATGGTGATAACCCGCCGATAGTCTTAGATAATTCATTCTTTCCAACTGGAACAAGTTTAGGCACAGAAACGACTTCAGAATACCAGGCTTTGATAATGAAAATGCCGAACAGTAGTGGTATTGCAAAAGTAGGATCGTTTTACGGAAAAGCAATGGCTCAAAACAAAGAAGAATTTATACCTTTTGTTATTCTAAATTCAAATGGTagttttctatttttgtttttggtttcATTTTCTATAGACTGATCGTCTGAAATGGTATGGGGAAAGGAAAAGTCATCGGCATcaataacaatacaattatCAACACTTCTGTATGTCATAGGCCTTATAGTATAAGATCATTTTAAAGACCAAAATAATATTCAGTCTTGTGTAAAGTCTATACTTCCATGCTTAAACATTGACCCGACACGATTGACatgatctttttttttctttacgcCTTCCGTCGGACAATATTAACGATGGCGACAGGTACATGAACTCATTTAGACATAAACTGCATACATCGCACATGTGTATTGTTTTTCGTTCTTAATCTctattttccatttttattacTTGTAATGTCTTTCTTCTATTTGTATTGTTGTTACATTATTGTTGTTATGGTATGCGTAATGTaactgtaacaaaaataaaactaaaacattaacaacttaatataattaatataataatgaatttaaTTCAACACTGTTTTTCCGCATAGCAACTGTTGTTCCTAAGTATCGATCTTTAACTGCAAGCATCGGTGATGATTTGACAGGCTTAATAATGGTAACCAGCTATGGGACAGGTAGTTACAGGTGGCGACATAATGGCGGAAATGTTATAACCTCATACAATGGTAAAAGTAACCTTGAATTGACCAATGTTCGTATGGCAGATGCGGGTGTGTATGAGTGTTACTTACATGAAACAGGAAGAGACGGAAGGCATGccattattcaaataaatgttaaaggTATGCATGACCTGATTGTTTAGAGTGTAGCATTTTAGTGTTCAACTATACTAACTTGTTGAAGGTTTGGTttaataaaaagtttaaatCTAAAAATGTAATGCAACTTATAAATAAGCGACTAATAATTATGGTATTAATATGTTATGTACGAAAATTACGCAATATCTGGAATATACAATatgaaaataactataattaaaaCGGAATaagacaatttttaaaatagcatAAAAACACATTAGGCCTGATActgatttttgtaaaaatcagCAATTAAGTATTCTGCATGTCAAAAGCGATTTTAAAGAGAAGGGAATCAAATGGAATTAAAGGAAATGATAAAATAGCATGTAGAAGAATAATTTTTCCTGATTTGACCATTTGACCAATAGGAGAACTTTGAAGCCATGTGATAACTTGTGTAATCAATAAACGATAGACGTTTGATTATAATCTGATAAAGCCTGAATGCCTGAAGAAAGACAGAACCATAGTTATTATAAGGATTATCTTATATCAAATTTTTCGAATAGGATGTTCGAAAAGGAAGTGGGGAACAGATTGTGATTTAAATTGTCCTGTATGTTACAACGGTGGAATATGCGATCACATTACCGGCTTATGTATCTGCGCGGCTGGGTTCGAAGGCGTAGATTGTTCAAAAGGTAATGTTTACACACAAtgttttacatttcattttattgtaaatttaaacataaatccTCCAATTTGATTTCGTGTAAATAACGTCACTGCTGTCTATCTATTGTACAGTTGACATGGTACAGTTTTGGACCCTAAATAGACAGTAGCTGCATTTGTAGTTTTGTTGGTATGTGTAATTATAGCTGTACTAGCAGGGAAGATTGAGCAATACTTTAATCTTCCCTGCTACTGTATGGAAGTTAAATATTATGGTTATGTTTACTTTAATATTAGCCTATATGGGAACCGTTATTTGAAAATCGAATTGTTTGGCTTTAATTATATACCATCTATTTACTTTCTGTAAATCGGCTTAGAATATTTAGCAAAAGATAAATAACAGTGAGAAAGACCGTATTTATAATTTTGGATGTATTTCTGTACAAATTGCATGTTTTATTACTCAACTGAGGCTTTGTATTTCAGGTTGTGAATCGTCGAACTGGGGAAGAGAGTGTTCTATAAATTCTCTAACGGAACACATTGGAAAGACGTTTTGCCCTCCACATCCACTCAGTTGCTCTTGTTATGCTGGGTACACTGGACATGTATGTGATCAAGGTAATGAGACGAAATTGCTAGATATCGTTATGTTGATTTGTATCTCAAAAATGTATCATTCAAATTGCTATAgtcctactttttttttttatagaaaactGAGTTCTTTTGCATTGCAAATAATAGTGTCGCGCTACCAGATCTTGAATTAAAATgagataacaatattattattcgtCTATCAAAGTGTATTAAAAACTTAGGTGTAATGTTTGATAGCTCTTTAAATATGTCCTCTAAAGTAAATGCTTTATGAAAGTCATTGAATTACCAACTCCGTAAGTGGCACATACTTCAATATATTTCTAAGGATGCAAGCCCCAATGCCTGTCCCGCCTTGACTACGTTAACTCGCTCTTGCTTGGTGCCCTCGAAGTTGATCCTAAACGATTACAGCGATTGCAGAACAAGACTGGTCGTTGCGTGTGGACGGGATCAGCATTCGGGTGTGTTATTAAAAGATCTCCATTGgcttcatataaaaaaaaaagaattttgtacagaattattgtttttgtttataaatgtatttactcTGTTGTTCCTTTGTACCTTTTTGATTTAATTACGTTTAACCGTGATCAGCTTTCATTTAATTACTAATGTCGACTTCACTCCTCCAATGATCCCACCCGACTTTTCGTTCCACGATCTAATCGGAAAGCTGGTGACGGTGTTTTTTCTGTCACCGCTGAACAGATCTGGAACACGCTACCTGTCGATTTGAGAGGAGCGATTTCGGCACTCTTGTCttcagttaaaataaataataaatataaataacttttaaattatGCATAGAATGTATACTGGGAATGTATGGTCCGGACTGCGCATGTGTGTGTCATTGTCCGACGAATGTGTGCGATAGACACAAAGGTTGTGCCGAGGATTCTGTGTGTCATTTGGGTTATGCAGGAAAGACATGTCTAGGTGAGTGCAGCATCAGTCAAACGATCGTTACTTTTCTATCTattcaaatgtatttatgattgttaatttcaaaacaattaaacttgtttaatattttacaaatcaGAACACCTCTCCTGTCCACCTGGTATGTTCGGTGAATTTTGTCAATATACTTGTCACTGTGAGAGTAAAAAAACAGACATCATAGCAGGCTGTGACAAACATACTGGAGAATGTTTAAATGACGTCAGCTGTTCTAGTGGATGGGGTGGGTCTGATTGTCAAATAGGTAAATTAGTTTATATTCAATAAATCGTATATGATATTTTTCTTTGTAGTTCGATcatcaattaaataaataagCAATGCTCATAtgcatacattttaatatattatttactcactaaatattaatagtataaataaattcgatctgaatttcatttttttttttatacgatCGTCGTTATGTAACACAATATGCTTTAAAACATTCAGACTTTATCATTATCAGCTTTGCCAATTCTCAAACGTAACCCAACTACAAGTGTTACAGAAAACAGTATAACTATAAGCTGGGAACCATGGAGGAGTAGTATTGACTACGGAACCGGACCCGTCATAAAATACCAAGTAATTTATCGGACACCACCGAACTCTGGATTTCCATTTATAGTATGGCGGGAAGTAAATGTGGACGATTTAATGCGAGTGGACATTGATGATTTAGAACCAAGAACTAACTATGAAATAAGAATTATTTTACATAGGCAGATTGATGGAGAGAATTATACATCAATTGGTTCAAGTAAAATAGTTGTTACCTCAGGAGAAGGTAAGAAAGATATACTAACTCATTTGCAAGATATATTTTATTACCGTTTTTATACAAGTGATATTACTACGGAGAGTAACATATTTTGgttattttcagacaaaatcatggattttacattttattgtgCCACACCACGAGTTGACGTTGATGATAATACGATGTCTACCTTTATTGGCGGATATAGTGGCAGTGATCATCAAACAAGTGATATACAAATCGGAAAAATTGTAACTGAAATTGGAGAAGATTTTCTCGGTCGTGAAATAACATGGAACGATGGATCCAGGGTAGGAGTGATATTGGGCAATGAAACCATGTTTCCAGTTGGAACTCGTGTCCAAATCGCAACTCCGAAACACTTCAATGCCTTACGTGTGTATATTGACTCtgccagtggcgttaataaaCTGGGAGTATTTTACGCAAAAGctaataaattacaaatgtGTAGTTATATATCTAGCGAAATTGTGTTAATCGTCTTAAGTAAACATGGTAAGTTTTTGAAAAATCTTTCCACGGTAATGGAATTGAATGATTATGACGTTGGTGGGACACAAGGTGCACATTAGCGACCATactataattatttacatattgtatataatgaTAGGCATATATGAAAGAATGCAAAAGACCCAATGTGTTTTAATGTTTATCTATAGACCGACCATTTATTACCATCAATATaccattgaaaaaaaagtgtatcCAGTCAAAGCAGTCATCAATTCAATTTTGGTCTTCATCAAATACAGCATGTTGAagttgtaataatataatttagaattataattattattaatagtttcTAATACGGAATTTTATAAAATGtggttattgtttatattttactttgttcAGTCATTGGTTAATGTTAATTATAATGTTGTAGCATCAGTAATGTCTGTTAGAAAAACCTGGACAACCGGTACAGGAGAACGTGTAATGATGAACATGGTTGGTGACAACTCGACAGATAAATGGTGGCGCCACAATGGCATTACTTTAAACGAATGGAACAACAGtctttttatcaaaattgatgtAGTAAGAAAACAAGATGCTGGAATATACGAATGCTTACCTACAGAAAATTGGGAGAATGGGAATAAAGGAATTACAAATCTAATTGTCAGAGGTAAAACAATTGTTTACTTTCAATGTTCAAATGCTAACAGACTTGTAATAAACAATCGATTATTACTTCAAATAAgtgaaattttattttcagagtGTCCTCTTCGTAAATGGGGACCACCTGATTGTTTACGGAACTGTCCAACTTGTTACAATGGTGGAGCTTGTGATGACGTAACAGGAGCATGTGTCTGTACCGTCGGGTTTCGTGGTATCAATTGTGAAATAGGTGTGTGAAGTGTTCCTCATTTGTTCATAGCCTATTAGTGTAGACCACTATGTAATTtcgtgtcatttttttgttaaaagcaaaattccagCTGATTTAGCGTTTTTGGgatttaaagtaaaatatataaaaattattattatattcatcagtatctttaggatgtaaagtaataaaaaaaacatgttgcaatttttttttaaaaagcttaaggttgtcaaatccaagatggccgccaatacgtaagatatccaataaatgtaccattttggacaaagtaacacccattatgaataatatttagTTACAATTAATGACATATGGGTTTTCTGctatataacaattattataaacctatattcatcagtatatcatttttttaaatcgatTACATTTCTTATTAAAACGTGACCATGGCCCTGAAGGTTCAGACATTGAATTACCTGGCAATAACGgatttattatttaacaccATATTTTTACAGGATTTCacaatctatattataagtgagagagtttgtacgtCTGTTTTTTCGTTATGCAAATTTTTGCTACTGCACATAGGCCTAATCTTGCATAttgggtatcaaaatgaccagaATTGTACCGGGAAAGTtctaaactacattttaaagatatattgtccccaaaaacatgaaaaatgaagattagttaaatcagactttgaatatgtgtGTTTAGTTTTGTAgtgttaataaagttaatcacttccataaaaaaaacacaacaaaatattttttcacttgtaaaatgacaaagAAAATGgttaattcaaccaaaaattcatTGGCTGGCAGCAATTTTGacaattggctggcagccaatttgacaatgtttgctttaaattacattttttcgggtaaatacatttttttccgaTCCGATTTTTGGTCGAAGtcgataactattatgttacattaaaatagaatattcaacaaaaatgttgttaagaattattttttcacggggacaatacatctttaacatcaTCAGCCATCTAGGATCAaagttaagcttggtttccactaggtcGCAaggcaaggacgtagacgcaacgcaaaccagttgaccaatgacaagcgaccatcgcttgtgattggttaaatcccttacgttgcgttacgtcgttgtgttgcgtctctagtgggaaccaggcaTTAGGGgtcaaaatgtggtcaaaatggCCCACTTTTCCTCACTTTCAATGTTTGTTCTATTTCAgcacgtaaccatacatatGGTGTATCAAAATgcccgcaattgtaccgggaatttAATTTTGCTTAGACCAGAACTGTGTGGTAGGAAATTGTTATGAAGTATTTTAATTAGCCCTGGCGTAATGAAGTATAACGTGATTGAAATTGTACTAGGGAAAGTTACTACATTTCAATTGCCATGGAAAGAGTTAGGTTTGTTATTGTGGCTAGAATGGTGATAGGAGAAAGGTGGATGCCGCTCCAaaatttcaggtcaaaggtcattttcaaggttataaggtcaaatatggtaaaatagaAGTTTCAGTTGTTTTCAACAACGTATAAgctaattaaaagaaatgtaaccATTATTGGATCATTATTGACATATTGCTGTAGATGGTCAAGTTCATCAATTTTTCAACTTACAAGTTTAAAGTCATTTTCAAGGTCATAAGGTCAGATAGAGCACAGGCCTGTTAATTATcggtattaataattgaaataaatataattttcattggGCTGATGGTTATAGTGTGGTGTCAAAAAGaccagaattgtactgggaagattTAAACTTTTTGAGTCACTCCTGGAAGATGTTCAATGGATGGGGAGGATGAGTCCTACAGTATCAAAATAGGCCGAACCTAAATTGGAGTCCTACTGGAATgtcttaaattttattttaaaacggtCACAGGGGGTTTGAGGGTTCGGAGTAATGGGCAGCATGGGCCCATGCCAATATTCGAACTTTTTCTGGGATGGAAGAAGGTAAACGCTCTGAGGTGGGTATTTCTTCCAGCACTAATATATAATGGCCATCTGGGTTACGGCAAACGATTGAATTACAACCACACATGCATGCTTTCGGTCACAACTTCATCTGACTCTTTAGTTTACAGAATACATACACATGTAACAAGTTCCAAACTGACAACTCGGTCAGGGGCTTCCAAACGACCCCATTCATTTAGGCCACATACTGATCTCTGCCTGATAGTTGGCTCGTATGTTTAGTTTCTGATGTCTGTATTTACCTTAGGTGAGTTTTTGAAATTTTAAGTATTTCCCTAAAAGTGGAAATAcagtacttaaatatttattgagtaaagtgaaatacttaatatttaaggttaAATTTATATCACTAATGTTAATGATATATGGTCACTGAATCTAGATGGAGGTAGCATTTTAAGACCCTCCAAAGAGTAGTCTTTTATTATACAGTTATCTGCTCAAGCCGATGAGTGTGGCCTAAAACACATACGGAAGTACAGATTAGTACATTGAGACTATCCTTTCAATCGTGTCACTGCTTTTATCCACCCCTTTTCAATGTAATgatcaaatacaacaaaatgacGAAATATCCAGGTAACTTGCATAAATACTTGCATAGTCACCAAATGTTTTAAGGCCATGTTTACTGAATCCTATAGTGCATGACCATCATGTTTTTAACTTTTCTTCTGGAACATCTGTGGGTATTTCAACGCCATCCATCAAGGTATGTGAAGTCATAATTATTTGGttaaagatataaaaattgGGCTATGATCATACTCCAATGGTTGATCAGCAGATTTTCTgtcagtttttttgtttttatatactttatcgAAACAGTTGCCTTATAGAAATCCGATGCTTTCtcagtggtttttttttctttcaataagttgttaatttaaatataagatCTTCTTTATCATCTGTCAGGTCGAAAGAATATTGTGTATTATGTGTGATTCGTGATCAGTCTGACCATGTCATGCAGAATCAATATTTGGTACTTGGTTCTGATTAGTTTAGATAGGTAAACTTGTTTATCCTTTTAACCTCATTCTACAACAAATTtaatcggtttttaaatgtgttagTGGTTTCAGAAATGACGACTTCGGTTGGCAAACTATTCGAATATATGATTACTCATTGTGAAAAACTGGATCTCCATCAGTCCTTTGTGAAATTTATTTCAGCTTAGATTGCATCTCATTTGAAGGAAGTCTTCCTTGGCTACACCTTCGAAACCTTTTGAAAAATTTCAATCAAGTCACAACGAATTCGTCTGTCATACAGGGTTGTTAGGTCAAGAAACTTTAAACGATTTTCATATGAATAAGAATGGATAGCTGGAATTTGATTTGTCGCATGACATTGTCCTCTTTCAAGTGCGTTTATGTCTTTTTGGAGAATGGATTCCATACCTGGACACAGTACGTAAcgtaatgtttgtaaataacGTTAAAACCGTATCCATGTATATAAAGGACCTCTTAATTACTTAAGGAGTTTTATATCTGTTATCACCGTCAGCCAAGATAGCATAGATGCGAAGGCCTCAAGAAGGAGAACCCATTTACCACTCCTTCCAACCTTGATAAAGTCCAATAGTTAGGGTTTGTGAAAACAAAGAATCGATACCCAGGATCCTTTTTCGAGATTTCTGGAAACAACAAATTTCAACAAAAACTTGTATCATTGAAagaatgaaaaaaatgtttatataattacattacaGGGGGTCTCTGACCCCAACAAACACATCTCGACATTAGGTAATATAGGGGGTCCCTGTTttcgaattaaaaaaaaaaatttctaaatattattacattattaatattaataatattatagtaaaaaaacaatcttttggcacatatggcgtttcatacatataacaccgacaaaaatcaaaatgatGACTGGTGGACAACACAAAAAAGAAAACAGACTGGTGACAGCctattaacaaggccatatagatggctgcagtcgcgtgctcattagtgtttaccgaccgaccaaccgaccgaacaacctaccaactgaccgaaattgctgaacatgtttaaaaatgt
This is a stretch of genomic DNA from Antedon mediterranea chromosome 3, ecAntMedi1.1, whole genome shotgun sequence. It encodes these proteins:
- the LOC140044912 gene encoding uncharacterized protein; its protein translation is MLNAKEYLSLAILIFGASMTSADVLDFTIVVNSAVVDANDEVNFGGYLHKSEESTSIFLGQNILTETDSNENEVEWTDGDNPPIVLDNSFFPTGTSLGTETTSEYQALIMKMPNSSGIAKVGSFYGKAMAQNKEEFIPFVILNSNATVVPKYRSLTASIGDDLTGLIMVTSYGTGSYRWRHNGGNVITSYNGKSNLELTNVRMADAGVYECYLHETGRDGRHAIIQINVKGCSKRKWGTDCDLNCPVCYNGGICDHITGLCICAAGFEGVDCSKGCESSNWGRECSINSLTEHIGKTFCPPHPLSCSCYAGYTGHVCDQECILGMYGPDCACVCHCPTNVCDRHKGCAEDSVCHLGYAGKTCLEHLSCPPGMFGEFCQYTCHCESKKTDIIAGCDKHTGECLNDVSCSSGWGGSDCQIALPILKRNPTTSVTENSITISWEPWRSSIDYGTGPVIKYQVIYRTPPNSGFPFIVWREVNVDDLMRVDIDDLEPRTNYEIRIILHRQIDGENYTSIGSSKIVVTSGEDKIMDFTFYCATPRVDVDDNTMSTFIGGYSGSDHQTSDIQIGKIVTEIGEDFLGREITWNDGSRVGVILGNETMFPVGTRVQIATPKHFNALRVYIDSASGVNKLGVFYAKANKLQMCSYISSEIVLIVLSKHASVMSVRKTWTTGTGERVMMNMVGDNSTDKWWRHNGITLNEWNNSLFIKIDVVRKQDAGIYECLPTENWENGNKGITNLIVRECPLRKWGPPDCLRNCPTCYNGGACDDVTGACVCTVGFRGINCEIACGSDTFGRYCSIICSSKDIESCMRKVMCPPSPQGCSCTDGYTGPDCLDGNKDINVIMDIL